The stretch of DNA GTTTCCCAGCAAACCGTTGTCGGCACGTTAGCCGATATCGTTCAAAAAGCCGGAGCGCTGAGGATGGAGCCGCCGACCGTCATCGTCGTGGGAGAGGTTGTTCGACTCAGGCCGAAACTCGACTGGTTCGAGCGACGCCCGCTCTTTGGGAAACGGGTGCTCATGACGCGAGCGAAAGAACAGGCTGGCGAATTAGCCGCTCGATTGACAGGGTATGGAGCTGAACCGGTGGAAGCTCCGACGATCAGGATCGTTCCTCCTCTCGACTGGGGGCCTGTCGATCATGCGATCTCCAAGATCGGGACGTACGACCGGATTATTTTTACCAGCGTCAACGGCGTGAGCCGTTTCATGACCAGGCTCTTTGCTCGTGGGCTCGATTCACGATGCTTGGCCGGACGGCAGCTGTGCTGCATCGGGCCTCGCACGGCTCAGGAGCTGGAAAAGTTTGGTGTCAGAGCCGATCTGGTTCCGTCGGATTATCAGGCGGAAGGACTGTTAGCTGAACTGAATCGGCGAGAGGTAGAAAACACCCACATCCTGATCCCTCGGGCGGAAGTGGCTAGAGAACTCTTGCCGAACGAACTGCGCGCAGCCGGGGCGCATGTCGACGTCATCCCCGTGTACCGCACGCTCACATCGGAACAAAATCCCAGTGGGTGGCAACAGGAGCTGATGGATCATCGGATTCATGTCGTCACGTTTACCAGCTCTTCCACGGTCCGCAACTTTGTCGCGATGCTCGGCGGTGCGGAAGCGGTGAAGCCGCTTTTGCAATCCGTGCTGATTGCTTGCATCGGACCCATCACAGCCAAGACGGCAGAGGAATATGGTTTGACGGTCTCAATCATGCCGAGCGAGAATACGATTCCCGCACTGGTGGACAAGATCGCCCACCATTATGATGGAAGCCGTGCGCAGGTGACGACGGGAGCGCTGGAGTGACGAATGCACGCAAGATGTAGGATGGGTTCTTACAAGGAGGGAGGGTGAGATGGTCCCTGTAAAGTCATTCATGATTCCCCGAGAAAAGTTCGTGACGGTGCCTCGTGACACCGATGCTCAGACGGCCGCCCGGATCATGCGGGACCGCGAGATCGGCAGTTTGTTCGTGACCAACGATCGCGAGATTATCGGCATTATCACGGATACGGATATGGTGCGCCGAGTGGTTGCGGCTGGGACAGCTGCAACCCAGACGACGGTCGAACAAATCATGTCGGCGCCGATCATGACCATTGAAGAGAGCAAGACGTTGCTCGATGCCAACGATTTGATGGCGCAATCCCATCTCCGCCATCTCGGGGTCACGCGCGAGGGGAAGCTGGTCGGGGTTATTTCCGTTCGCGACCTTGTCGTGTTCTTGACGAACCTTCCAAGAAAGTAAGACGAGGCATGGGGTTTCCGATCCAGCGGCTTCGACGACTGAGACAGCATGAATCGTTGCGTCGGATGGTACGTGAAACGGCGCTGTCCTCGTCGGATTTTATCTACCCGCTGTTCGTGGTCGAGGGACAGGATCGCCGTGAAGAGATTGCGTCGATGCCGGGCCAATGTCGGCTGTCCGTCGATCGTCTGATCAAAGAGGCGGGAGAGATTCAGGCCTTAGGGATTCCGGCCATCATGCTATTTGGGATACCGACGCACAAGGACGAACGTGGCAGCTCAGCGTGGGATCCGAACGGCATCGTGCAGCGGGCGATCAGGGCCGTCAAACAATACGTACCGGGGTTGCTGGTGATCACGGATGTCTGTATCGACGAATACACCAGCCACGGACATTGCGGACTCGTCAAGGACGGAAAAGTGCTTAACGATGAGACGCTCGAATGTCTCGCGGTGATGGCACGTTCTCATGCTGAGGCAGGCACCGATATGGTTGCGCCGTCGGATATGATGGATGGTCGTGTTGCTGCGATCAGGCGCGAATTAGATCGCGCCGGGTTCTCTGATCTGCCGATCCTGGCCTATGCAGCCAAGTTCTCCTCCTGTTTCTATGCGCCTTTTCGCGACGCGGCCTTTTCCAGCCCTCAATTCGGTGACCGCCAGTCCTATCAGATGGATCCGGCTAATGCGCGCGAAGCGCTGCGCGAGATCGATCTCGATATCGATGAAGGTGCCGATATCGTGATGGTCAAGCCGGCGCTGCCTTACCTGGACATCATTGCGAGGGCCCGTGCGCACACGCTTCTCCCACTGGCGGCGTATCAGGTGAGCGGGGAGTACAGTATGATTAAGGCGGCAGCGAGAGCAGGGTGGCTCGATGAATCACGTGCCATGATGGAATCGCTGTTGGCGATCAAACGGGCTGGAGCCGATCTGATCCTGTCGTACTTTGCGAAAGACGTCGCCAAGCTCCTTCATTGATCGACGATGAGAGTGACCGGCGGATATTCGGACGAAGACGTGCGGCCGTATCCGGTGGGAACCATCGGGAATTTCGACGGCCATCATCTCGGTCACCAGGCGCTCCTAAAACAGGTGGTCGAGACGGCGCGCCGAGCCTCTGGAACGGCTGTCGTCCTGACGTTTGACCCTCACCCGGTGAAAATCCTCGCGCCTCACGTTGACTTGCGGTTCTTGACGAGCGTGGAAGAAAAGCATGCCCGTTTCGAACAAGCCGGAATCGATGAACTGGTCTCCCTGGGCTTTACCCAAGCATTTGCCGCACTCCCTGCGGAGATGTTCGCCGAGCAGGTCCTCTTCAAAGGGCTCGGACTAAAAGAGATATTCGTCGGTCAACATTTTGCCTTTGGGCACAAGCGAGAAGGACGGATCGGCGATTTGATCACGCTCGGCAAACGATTCGGCTTTATCGTCCATCCGATTCCTCCCGTGGTGATCGACGGAGGAGTGGTTAGCTCGACGAGAATCAGGCAGCTCATCGTCGCGGGACATGTCGATCAAGCGGCTGTCTTGTTGGGACGATGCTATGCTCTGAGCGGAGTCGTATCTTCCGGCGAGAGGAGAGGGCGAACATTAGGATGTCCTACCGCGAACCTTCGGTTACCGCCGGACCGCGTGATCCCTGGCGACGGAATCTATGCAGCTGTCGCAATGCTGGGCCAAGAGCGACATGATTCGGTCGCCTATATCGGTACTAGACCGACCTTTGATGGTGGGGAGCGTGGATTGGAAGTATCGATTCTGGACGGAATCCACGAACTGTATGGGCGAACGCTCACGGTTGAGTTTATCGGTCGTATCCGGGGCGATGCACAGTTTGCCGGCGGAGATGCTCTGAGTCGGCAAATCACGGCCGATATGGATTCTGCGAGGGGCATCTTACGTCGATATCATAAAACAATCGGAGGACGCTGAGTCTTTGGAACGGGCCTTAAACAGCTCCCTCAACAAGATGGCCTGGCCTCCGCTGTTGCATCGGGTCGTTCGAACCGTTCGGTCCAGAAGCCTCTTGCTCTGCGGACAGCACATAGTGGTTGCCGTCTCAGGCGGGGCAGATTCCGTCGCACTGCTATCGATTCTGCATCGTCTCCGGTCGAGCTGGAAGCTGACGCTGTCAGCCGTTCATTGCAACTATGGACTGCGAGGAGATGAGTCTGAAGGGGACCAGCAATTTGTGGAGGCCTATTGCCGAGAGCTCGGGGTGCCTCTCCATGTTCGGCGGGTTGGATTTCAGGTCGGTACGCGCAAGGCCTCGCTGCAGGCTGAAGCCCGTGACCTCCGCTATCGGGTGATGCAGGAGGTTGCCGAGAGGTGCGGGGCCGATCGTATCGCCGTAGGCCATACGGCGGACGATCAGGCAGAAACGGTCTTGCTGTGGATGCTCCGTGGTGCAGGACTGACGGGTCTTTCCGGCATGCCGGCATTCCGCAATAACAAGGTTATTCGGCCTCTCTATGACACCAAGCGGCAAGAAATCCTGACGTACCTTCGCACGGCAGGATTGTCGTTTCGCGAGGACTCCAGCAATTTCCAACCACGTTACTTGCGAAATCGAGTGAGGAGCGAGGTCATCCCAATTCTGAATCGACTGGTCCCGTCAAGCGTTGATGCGCTCTGCAGGCTCGCGGATATCTGCCGAGAAGACGATCACTATCTGGATCAGCAGGTCGCCATCCTCTCCTCTTCCGCTTCCGCAGTGGAACGGGGATCGACGGGAGACTGGTCGATCGATCGCATGTTTCTTCTCGATCTTCCGCACGCACTTCAACGGCGTTGCATCCGAAACCTTTTTCGCCAGCATGACGATCGATTTCACTCACCCAGTATCCGAACGGTTGATCGCATCATTCGCTTGGCCTCCAAGAGGGAATCTGGTTCGAGTCTCGACGTGAAGGGAGGGCTGGTTGTTGTCGGTGATCGCCATCTACGGTTTGTTCCGTTTCCAGCGCGGGAGAGCTCGCATGCTGGACCACCGTACCGGAGATGTCAGGCACTTTTTTCTGTGCCAGGAGAGGTCATATGGCCTGGAACGAGACAACGACTTCAGGTACAACAGCAGTCACGAAACCAACTTGGCGTTGGTCCTCTCGGAAAGGATCGTATTCTGGTCGATGCGGATCGAGTGTCTCAGCCACTGATGGTACGGAACTGGTTGCCGGGAGACCGATTTCATCCCTCCGGTATGGGAGGGCATTCGAAGAAGCTGCAGGATGTTTTTACAGATCTGAAGATCCCGATTGCGGCCCGATCGCTGATTCCCCTGGTCGTGGCGCCCGAGGGAATCCTGTGGGTCGTTGGTTATCGGCAGGATGGTCGCTGGATACCCACTGCCGCGACGGAACGCTGTTTGCTGTTCACTTCTGATAGTTTATCTTTGAGGGAAGGGACTGAGTGAAATGGAACGGATATTCGGACGCCCGATCGTTACCCAGGAGCAAATGCGGAGCCGCATCCGCGATCTGGGAAGACAGATCAGCGCCGACTATGCCGGGAAAGATCTCGTGCTCATCGGGGTACTCAAGGGAGCCTATGCATTTTTTGCCGACCTGGCACGAGCGATCCGAATTCCGGTACGGGTAGATTTCATCCTCGTGACGAGCTATGGAACGCAGGTGAGGACGACCGGGAAGGTCAAGCTGATGACCGACCTGACCGAAAAGATCAAGGATAGAGACGTGTTGCTGGTTGAGGACATCGTCGATTCTGGCTTGACCGTTCAATACCTCACAAGGACGTTGGCGAAGCAGAAACCGAGAAGCATCAAAGTTTGTACCTTGCTGAGTAAGCCTGAGCGTCGCGTCGTCAATGTGCAGTTGCAGTATATCGGGTTCAGAATTCCGAACAGGTACGTAGTCGGCTACGGACTCGATTACCAACAAAAGTACCGGAACCTTCCGTATCTCGCTGTCCTCGATCATCCGAGTCAGGAAGAGGAATAAGAGTTTTCCAGCGAGCTGTTGTCAATTTACGCAAGGCTATGTTAACATCACCACGAATTCTACATACGTTGCGTTCAACGTTGTCGCCAAGGAGAACTGGATGAATTCCCGGGTCAAGAACTTGCTTTTCTGGGTGGTGGTCGGCTTGTTCATGATTCTCCTGTTCAATCTGTTCAGTGTCCCGACTCACGCACCTGAAGAAGAAGTGATATTCAGCGATTTCATGGCCAAGCTCGACAAGGGTGATTTTGAAAAGGTCATCATTAAGGGTAATCACATCAGCGGGGTCCTAAAAGACAAGACTCGTATTCGTACCTATTCAGCGGACTACCCTGACCTTGTCAAAGTCCTTCGTGAAAAGGACGTTCAGATCGAGGTCAAACCACCGGATGAGAGCCCGTGGTATATCACCTTCCTCGTTACGTGGGGACCATTTATCCTCTTCCTTGGCCTCTGGTTTTTCCTGATGCGTCAGATGCAAATTGGCGGAAACAAGGCTCTGTCATTTGGAAAGAGTCGAGCACGTATGCTGACGGAAGAGCGAAAAAAGGTCACGTTTTCAGACGTGGCCGGTGTCGATGAAGCGAAAGAGGAAGTCCTTGAAATCATTGAATTCCTGAAAGACCCTCGGAAGTTTCAAAAGCTCGGTGGACGCATCCCCAAGGGCGTGCTCGTTGTCGGTCCTCCAGGAACAGGAAAGACGTTGCTGGCCAAGGCGATTGCAGGCGAAGCAGGGGTGCCGTTCTTCAGCATCAGCGGTTCTGACTTTGTAGAAATGTTTGTCGGCGTCGGAGCTTCACGGGTGCGGGATTTGTTTGAGCAAGGGAAGAAACATGCCCCATGCATTATTTTCATCGATGAAATTGACGCGGTCGGCCGCTTACGGGGCGCAGGCCTCGGTGGTGGTCATGACGAACGGGAGCAAACCCTCAATCAGTTGTTAGTAGAAATGGACGGTTTCGACACAACCGAAGGAGTTATTTTGGTTGCAGCGACCAATCGCCCCGATGTACTCGACCCGGCTTTGCTGAGGCCTGGACGCTTTGATCGGCAGGTGGTCGTGAATCGCCCAGACCTCAAGGGCCGTTCGGAAATCTTGAAAGTCCATACGAAAAAAGTTCCTGTCGCTGCGAACGTGGAGCTGGAGAAGATTGCCAGAGGGACACCTGGGTTTTCCGGCGCAGACTTAGAAAACCTTGTGAATGAAGCGGCGCTGTGGGCGGCCCGTCAGAACAAGAAGGAAGTTGAAAACATCGACTTTGAAATGGCCAAGGATAAGGTCATGATGGGTGCCGAGCGCAAGAGCATGATTCTCACCGAGGAAGAAAAACGAGTTACGGCTTATCATGAAGCCGGCCACGCGTTGATGGCGAAGCTTCTGCCGGGAACCGATCCCGTTCACAAAGTGACGATCATTCCCAGAGGTCGTGCGCTAGGTGTCACGATGCAGCTGCCGACAGATGATCGGCACAACTATTCGAAAGAGTTTCTCTACAATACCTTGGCGATTCTTATGGGTGGGCGTGTTGCCGAAGAGCTTGTATTCAAACATGTCACGACCGGAGCCGGGAACGATCTTGAACGTGCGACGGACCTTGCCCGTAAGATGGTATGCGAATGGGGTATGAGCGAGAAGTTGGGACCCCTGACCTTCGGACAGAAGGAAGATTCAGTGTTCCTCGGAAGAGACTTTGCCACGAAGCGAGACGTCAGTGATCAGGTTGCGCTTGAGATCGACTTGGAAATCAAGCGATTCGTGACAGAAAACTATGAACGTGCTAAACGTGTGCTGACCGAGCAAATGACGAGTCTGAAGGCCTTGGCGGAGGCGCTCCTTGAAAAGGAAGTGCTCGACGCACCGGAGATTGATCAGATTCTGTTGCAATCCTCCTCTCAAACTGTTCCAGCCTAAATCTATTGTGCCAACGGTTCGTTGGTGTAGGAATCGTTGGTCCCATGGTGCCGTACTCATGGGTCGCATTGCGTCTGATTCTTCCATGATGACCGGATCAACAGGTTGGATCTTCCTTCCGTCGGCAGACTAGTTGGGTCGAGTGTCACCACAGGCAGGAACGGCACAACATTGGTTCTCCGCCAAAGGACGCAAGATTCATTGCAAAGGGCGCCCACTCATCATGGGCGTTGTGAACGTCACGACTGATTCCTTCTATGATGGAGGACGATATGTCGAGCCTGAAAGAGCCATCGCCCACGCACTGGAACTTGTTGAGCAGGGGGCGGACATCATCGATGTCGGGGGAGAATCGACAAGGCCTGGAGCACGTTCCTTAAGTGAACGGGAGGAATTGGCTCACGTGATCCCGGTGGTGACAGGACTGGTACATCGTGTGTCGGTCCCGATTTCGATCGATACCACCAAGTCGCGAGTGGCAGAAGTCGCCCTGGATTGCGGAGCAGCGATCATCAATGATGTGAGCGCCTTGCGGCAGGACCCTGCCATGGCGTCGGTTATTGCCTGTTCGGATGCGGGAGTCGTCCTGATGCATATGCAAGGATCTCCGCCAACGATGCAACAATCACCGCACTATGTCGATGTCGTCGGCGAAGTCGTACAGTTTCTTGATGAGCGCCTCCAGAATGCCATCCGTGCAGGAATTGCTCGAACGAACATCATTCTTGATCCGGGCTTTGGTTTTGGCAAGTTGTTAGTCCATAATCTTGACCTTCTTGATGGATTGTCCGCGTTAGCGGCATTGAACCGCCCAGTACTGGTCGGTTTGTCACGCAAGGCGTTTATCGGGAAAGTGGTTGGACGGCCTGTTGAACATCGAGAATGGGGGACCGCAGCGGCGGTGGCATTGGCGGTCGATCGCGGCGCTCATATTGTGCGCGTCCATGATGTTGCGATGATGATCGACGTGGTCAGGCTGGCTGCGGCGTTGAATCCGTGCTGGTCATCTTGTGGAAAGGAGCACGATGCGTAAATTATTTGGAACCGACGGCGTCCGAGGGGTTGCCAATCTTGATCCCATGACAAGTGAAATGGCGATGCAGCTCGGACGCGCCGCCGCCCATATCTTTATGCGACGAGCGGGTCGCCATCAGATCGTCATCGGTAAAGATACTCGTATTTCCGGGTATATGCTGGAGTCTGCTTTGATGGCAGGAATCTGCTCGATGGGGGTTGATGTGCTGTTAGTCGGGCCGATGCCGACGCCGGCGATCGCGTTTTTGACCAGGAGCCTACGGGCGGATGCAGGGGTGGTCATTTCGGCATCGCACAATCCTTACCAAGACAATGGGATCAAATTTTTTTCAAGCGATGGATTCAAGCTTCCGGACGAAGTGGAAGCTCGTATCGAAGAATTGATCGTCTCGGAAGAAATCAGTCATCTTCGACCAACGGCAGACCTCATCGGCAAAGCCTACCGCATCGACGATGCAGAGGGACGCTATATCGAATTTGTAAAACGGTCGTTGCCGAAGGATTTGGATTTTCAGGGAATCAAGCTCGTCGTCGATTGCGCGAACGGCGCTGCATATAAGGTGGCTCCGATGGTTCTCAGGGAATTGGGCGCCACGGTTGAAGTGATCGGCAATAACCCTGATGGGATGAATATCAATGCCGGTTGCGGTGCCGTCCATCCGCAACTCCTGCAAGAGTCGGTGCGCCGTTACAATGCGGACCTTGGTATCGCCTTGGACGGCGATGCCGATCGGGCCGTCTTTGTTTGCGAACAAGGAACGGTCATCGATGGCGATCATGTGATGGCGGCCTTGGGCCTGGATCTTCATCGAGAGGGGCTCCTAGCCAAGCAGACCTTGGTGGGAACCGTGATGAGCAACTTTGGGCTGGAACTGGCGATGTCGAAAGCGGGCGTCAAGCTGGTTCGGACACCGGTCGGTGATCGGTATCTGCTCGAGCGAATGTTGGCTGAAGGCTATACCTTCGGAGGAGAGCAATCGGGACACTTCATATTCCTTGATCATAACACGACCGGGGACGGCCTCATCTCGGCGCTGCAGATGTTGTCATTGCTGAAGCGAACCAGGCAGCCGCTATCCGAGTTGGCCATGGCGATGACCGCCGTGCCGCAAGTGTTGGTGAATGTGCATGTTACGAAGAAACCGAGATTGGATTCCATTCCCGACATTGATTGCGCCATGCAGGAGAGCGAACGGCGCCTGAACGGGTGTGGGCGGGTCCTCATCAGATATTCCGGGACAGAGCCGCTGCTGCGGATCATGGTGGAAGGAGAGCAGGCCGCCCTGGTGAGGGAATTGGCTGAGGATCTGGCCAGGGTTGTACGAAAACATATCGGCTGAGTCTTCCCTCAGCTTCCGGCACATGAGGGAAGCTCATGCTCCCATCCCTCCTAGCAGCGTTTGTCCTCGGTCTTCTGTGTGGCGCGCAGATTTCATGTTTTCCGTTCTCCATCATAGTCTTGTTGGCCGGGATTGCCGTCGGATTCAGCATTCTCGAGCGAACCTGCTATATCGACTCACGCTCCGCACTACTGCTGTATGCCGGCCTGCTCTGCGGAGTACTGTACTGGAGTTTCGCCACCCCAACGTCGGAGTTCTCCCGGCTGTCACCGCGTCCTCATGAGACTGTTCAAGCCTCGATCGTCGGTCGGATTGTGGCTCCCATTCAGCACAGTGGGGGACGGCAGACGATCCTGGTTCAAACAGACGACACGGATTCGGAATTGAGACGCATACGCCTTGTGTGGCGCGACCCTGGTATCACGCTTCATCACGGTGACCGAATTTCGTTTCGGGGAAAACTTCATGGTCCACGAGGGTCGTTGAATCCGGGTGGATTCGACTATGCTGCCTACCTGGAGCGTCAGGGCATCGACTTTCTGGCCACCGTATCCGGTGCCCAAGCGGTGACATTGTTGGATGCAGAGCGTCCAGTTGGGTTATGGAGCTTGTGGAACCGGATCGATCATTGGAGGGATACGATACGTGCGGCAGCCATCAAGACATTGAATCAACCCACACGAGGGCTATTCCTCGGCATGATCATCGGCGAACGAGGCTATCTCGAACCAGCGCTCCAAGACTGGTTCATGGTGACCGGAACCGTGCATCTGCTCTCCATCTCCGGTTCACATCTCGGTCTCGTGGCCCTCGTGGTCTTTTGGTCGGTGAAAAGACTTGTGCTTTGGCTTCCGCCCACTCTCTTGTTGACGCTGTCACGAAGAGTCACGGCGTCGGAAATTGGGATTGTGCTCGCATGGCCCGCCGTCGCATTGTATGCCTTGCTTGCGGGGGCCGAGGTAGCGACCGTGCGATCGCTCGTGATGATCACTCTGGCGATGATCGCAATGTGGTTGGGGTATGAGCGCCATCTGGGGCATGCGATGGCTGTGGCTCTCCTGGCGATCCTCTTGCACGATCCTCGTGCCATCTTTGACATTTCATTTCAACTCTCCTTTCTGTCTGTGCTCGTGATGGTCAGAATGATCGCACTCACGAAATCTTGGAGCGACGACGCTGCGTGGGCCGATAGTCGGCTGCGAGACCGCTTCATGAGCCATGCGATTAAAGCACTGTCGATGAGCGGGGCTGTGACTGTGGCTACTTTTCCCATGGTTGCGTTCTATTTCAATCAGGTTCCATGGATGGGAACCGTCACCAACGTGATAGCCGTCCCGTTTACCGGTATCATCTTGGTGCCTTTAGGACTGCTCGCTGCCCTATGGACGATCGTGACTGAGAATGGTTCGTTGATCCTAGGGGCAACGATAGAGCGATTGTTCGGGTTGATGGTCCTTGGATTGCAGTGGTGTGCCCGCTTCCCAGGAGGGGAGTGGCATGTGGCAGCACCATCCATACCTACGATCGTCCTCTTTTATTCTGGGTTACTTATGGCAACTTTTCAGGCGATACCGTGGCGCGTCCGAGTTGCCGGTGCCGGTTTGGCGATAGGGTTGCTCGGCTGGTGGCTGAGCCCTCCCGTATCGCAAGCAGACGGCGATCATTGGCGTGTCACATTCCTCGATGTCGGACAAGGAGATAGCTCCGTGGTCGAGTTGCCGGATGGTCAGACCGTTTTGATCGACGGAGGAGCTCGATATGAACGATTGGACATGGGAAAAGATGTGATCGCACCGTTTCTGTGGAGTCGAGGTGTCCACCATATTTCCCATGTCATCGGGACACACCCGCAATTGGATCACGTCGGCGGGTTGATTTGGGTACTCCGGCATATGTCGGTCGGACGGTACTGGAGTGGGGGGATAGATCGCTCTGAGAAATTCGTTGAAGATCTGAAGGCTACCCTTCGCGATCGGAATATCGATCAACGCACCGCCGTGAATGGTCAAGACCTGTTGCAGTCCGGTCAGTGCCGACTCAACATTCTCAGTCCACCGGAAACATCAGTGGTGCGTGAACCGACTCAGCCCCCGACCGGAACGCTATTGAACAATCTGTCCATCGTCTCGCGACTGCAGTGTGGAACCCATTCCATCCTTTTTGCAGCCGATATTGAAACTGCCGGATTGAGGCGGTTGAACGAGCAAGGGTATCAACCGGTGACTCTCCTGAAAGTGCCTCATCACGGAGCGCGCAGCTCGCTGGATCCGGGCTGGCTTAGTCGGCTCCACCCACAGTACGCAGTCGTCTCGGTCGGCGCGGCCAATCCCTATGGCCATCCGGTTGAATCGGTATTACAAGCGTATCGAGATCAGCATATTCCGGTCTTTCGCACGGACC from Nitrospira sp. encodes:
- a CDS encoding DNA internalization-related competence protein ComEC/Rec2, with the translated sequence MLPSLLAAFVLGLLCGAQISCFPFSIIVLLAGIAVGFSILERTCYIDSRSALLLYAGLLCGVLYWSFATPTSEFSRLSPRPHETVQASIVGRIVAPIQHSGGRQTILVQTDDTDSELRRIRLVWRDPGITLHHGDRISFRGKLHGPRGSLNPGGFDYAAYLERQGIDFLATVSGAQAVTLLDAERPVGLWSLWNRIDHWRDTIRAAAIKTLNQPTRGLFLGMIIGERGYLEPALQDWFMVTGTVHLLSISGSHLGLVALVVFWSVKRLVLWLPPTLLLTLSRRVTASEIGIVLAWPAVALYALLAGAEVATVRSLVMITLAMIAMWLGYERHLGHAMAVALLAILLHDPRAIFDISFQLSFLSVLVMVRMIALTKSWSDDAAWADSRLRDRFMSHAIKALSMSGAVTVATFPMVAFYFNQVPWMGTVTNVIAVPFTGIILVPLGLLAALWTIVTENGSLILGATIERLFGLMVLGLQWCARFPGGEWHVAAPSIPTIVLFYSGLLMATFQAIPWRVRVAGAGLAIGLLGWWLSPPVSQADGDHWRVTFLDVGQGDSSVVELPDGQTVLIDGGARYERLDMGKDVIAPFLWSRGVHHISHVIGTHPQLDHVGGLIWVLRHMSVGRYWSGGIDRSEKFVEDLKATLRDRNIDQRTAVNGQDLLQSGQCRLNILSPPETSVVREPTQPPTGTLLNNLSIVSRLQCGTHSILFAADIETAGLRRLNEQGYQPVTLLKVPHHGARSSLDPGWLSRLHPQYAVVSVGAANPYGHPVESVLQAYRDQHIPVFRTDRDGAIWITGRLSTSEFTVSRMRDLLVQPVDFPRCPWRCEYENWRRLSLQFS